In Hermetia illucens chromosome 5, iHerIll2.2.curated.20191125, whole genome shotgun sequence, a single window of DNA contains:
- the LOC119656602 gene encoding protein phosphatase PP2A 55 kDa regulatory subunit isoform X4, translated as MLNTAMNGAKKPQSNGETSWCFSQIKGALDDDVTDADIISCVEFNHDGELLATGDKGGRVVIFQRDAASKTSNPRRGEYNVYSTFQSHEPEFDYLKSLEIEEKINKIRWLRRKNQAHFLLSTNDKTIKLWKVSERDKAFEGYNTKEENGLIRDPSCITTLRVPQIKPIALMVEASPRRIFANAHTYHINSISVNSDQETYLSADDLRINLWNLEVTDQSFNIVDIKPANMEELTEVITAAEFHPTECNVFVYSSSKGTIRLCDMRSSALCDRHAKQFEEPENPTNRSFFSEIISSISDVKLSNSGRHMISRDYLSVKVWDLHMETKPIETYPVHEYLRAKLCSLYENDCIFDKFECCWNGNDTAIMTGSYNNFFRVFDRNTKKDVTLEASRDIIKPKTVLKPRKVCTGGKRKKDEISVDCLDFNKKILHTAWHPLENIIAVAATNNLFIFQDKF; from the exons GTAATGGCGAAACATCGTGGTGCTTCTCACAAATAAAAGGAGCTCTAGATGACGATGTTACAGATGCTGATATAATTTCGTGTGTAGAATTCAATCATGATGGCGAATTATTGGCTACCGGTGATAAAGGCGGACGAGTTGTCATATTCCAG agagatgctgcATCTAAAACGTCTAATCCGCGACGAGGCGAATATAATGTTTACTCGACATTTCAATCGCATGAACCCGAATTCGATTACTTAAAATCAttagaaatagaagaaaaaattaataaaattcgaTGGCTTCGACGAAAAAATCAAGCACACTTTCTCCTCTCAACAAACGATAAAACAATAAAACTATGGAAAGTGTCAGAACGCGACAAAGCGTTCGAGGGTTACAATACAAAAGAAGAGAATGGATTAATTCGGGACCCGAGTTGTATTACGACACTAAGAGTTCCTCAGATAAAACCAATTGCCCTTATGGTGGAGGCATCGCCTCGCCGCATATTCGCCAATGCACATACGTATCATATAAATTCGATTTCCGTTAATTCTGATCAAGAAACGTATCTGTCAGCGGACGATCTGCGAATCAATTTATGGAATTTAGAAGTAACGGATCAAAGTTTTAATATTGTTGACATAAAACCAGCCAATATGGAAGAACTGACGGAGGTGATAACGGCAGCGGAATTTCATCCGACCGAATGCAATGTGTTCGTATATTCAAGTAGTAAGGGCACAATCCGATTATGTGATATGCGATCGTCTGCGCTATGCGATCGACATGCAAAACAATTCGAGGAGCCGGAAAATCCGACAAATCGAAGTTTCTTCAGTGAGATAATTAGTTCGATTAGCGACGTTAAGTTAAGTAATTCGGGACGGCATATGATTTCGAGAGATTATCTCAGTGTTAAAGTGTGGGATTTGCATATGGAGACAAAACCTATTGAAACTTATCCG GTGCATGAGTATTTACGAGCTAAATTATGTTCTTTGTATGAGAATGATTGTATTTTCGATAAATTCGAATGCTGCTGGAACGGAAATGATACAGCAATTATGACTGGAAGCTATAACAATTTCTTTAGAGTGTTCGATCGTAATACGAAAAAGGATGTTACGTTAGAAGCATCAAGAGACATAATTAAGCCGAAAACAGTTTTGAAACCACGTAAAGTGTGTACCGGAGGAAAACGTAAAAAAGATGAAATTAGTGTTGATTgtctcgattttaataagaaaatTCTACACACGGCCTGGCATCCACTAGAAAACATAATAGCAGTTGCAGCTAcgaataatttatttatatttcaggATAAATTTTAG
- the LOC119656602 gene encoding protein phosphatase PP2A 55 kDa regulatory subunit isoform X5, producing the protein MAGNGETSWCFSQIKGALDDDVTDADIISCVEFNHDGELLATGDKGGRVVIFQRDAASKTSNPRRGEYNVYSTFQSHEPEFDYLKSLEIEEKINKIRWLRRKNQAHFLLSTNDKTIKLWKVSERDKAFEGYNTKEENGLIRDPSCITTLRVPQIKPIALMVEASPRRIFANAHTYHINSISVNSDQETYLSADDLRINLWNLEVTDQSFNIVDIKPANMEELTEVITAAEFHPTECNVFVYSSSKGTIRLCDMRSSALCDRHAKQFEEPENPTNRSFFSEIISSISDVKLSNSGRHMISRDYLSVKVWDLHMETKPIETYPVHEYLRAKLCSLYENDCIFDKFECCWNGNDTAIMTGSYNNFFRVFDRNTKKDVTLEASRDIIKPKTVLKPRKVCTGGKRKKDEISVDCLDFNKKILHTAWHPLENIIAVAATNNLFIFQDKF; encoded by the exons GTAATGGCGAAACATCGTGGTGCTTCTCACAAATAAAAGGAGCTCTAGATGACGATGTTACAGATGCTGATATAATTTCGTGTGTAGAATTCAATCATGATGGCGAATTATTGGCTACCGGTGATAAAGGCGGACGAGTTGTCATATTCCAG agagatgctgcATCTAAAACGTCTAATCCGCGACGAGGCGAATATAATGTTTACTCGACATTTCAATCGCATGAACCCGAATTCGATTACTTAAAATCAttagaaatagaagaaaaaattaataaaattcgaTGGCTTCGACGAAAAAATCAAGCACACTTTCTCCTCTCAACAAACGATAAAACAATAAAACTATGGAAAGTGTCAGAACGCGACAAAGCGTTCGAGGGTTACAATACAAAAGAAGAGAATGGATTAATTCGGGACCCGAGTTGTATTACGACACTAAGAGTTCCTCAGATAAAACCAATTGCCCTTATGGTGGAGGCATCGCCTCGCCGCATATTCGCCAATGCACATACGTATCATATAAATTCGATTTCCGTTAATTCTGATCAAGAAACGTATCTGTCAGCGGACGATCTGCGAATCAATTTATGGAATTTAGAAGTAACGGATCAAAGTTTTAATATTGTTGACATAAAACCAGCCAATATGGAAGAACTGACGGAGGTGATAACGGCAGCGGAATTTCATCCGACCGAATGCAATGTGTTCGTATATTCAAGTAGTAAGGGCACAATCCGATTATGTGATATGCGATCGTCTGCGCTATGCGATCGACATGCAAAACAATTCGAGGAGCCGGAAAATCCGACAAATCGAAGTTTCTTCAGTGAGATAATTAGTTCGATTAGCGACGTTAAGTTAAGTAATTCGGGACGGCATATGATTTCGAGAGATTATCTCAGTGTTAAAGTGTGGGATTTGCATATGGAGACAAAACCTATTGAAACTTATCCG GTGCATGAGTATTTACGAGCTAAATTATGTTCTTTGTATGAGAATGATTGTATTTTCGATAAATTCGAATGCTGCTGGAACGGAAATGATACAGCAATTATGACTGGAAGCTATAACAATTTCTTTAGAGTGTTCGATCGTAATACGAAAAAGGATGTTACGTTAGAAGCATCAAGAGACATAATTAAGCCGAAAACAGTTTTGAAACCACGTAAAGTGTGTACCGGAGGAAAACGTAAAAAAGATGAAATTAGTGTTGATTgtctcgattttaataagaaaatTCTACACACGGCCTGGCATCCACTAGAAAACATAATAGCAGTTGCAGCTAcgaataatttatttatatttcaggATAAATTTTAG
- the LOC119656602 gene encoding protein phosphatase PP2A 55 kDa regulatory subunit isoform X3, protein MFKFSEYLEGTKALISHDVKKFIKKVDNNKEISNGETSWCFSQIKGALDDDVTDADIISCVEFNHDGELLATGDKGGRVVIFQRDAASKTSNPRRGEYNVYSTFQSHEPEFDYLKSLEIEEKINKIRWLRRKNQAHFLLSTNDKTIKLWKVSERDKAFEGYNTKEENGLIRDPSCITTLRVPQIKPIALMVEASPRRIFANAHTYHINSISVNSDQETYLSADDLRINLWNLEVTDQSFNIVDIKPANMEELTEVITAAEFHPTECNVFVYSSSKGTIRLCDMRSSALCDRHAKQFEEPENPTNRSFFSEIISSISDVKLSNSGRHMISRDYLSVKVWDLHMETKPIETYPVHEYLRAKLCSLYENDCIFDKFECCWNGNDTAIMTGSYNNFFRVFDRNTKKDVTLEASRDIIKPKTVLKPRKVCTGGKRKKDEISVDCLDFNKKILHTAWHPLENIIAVAATNNLFIFQDKF, encoded by the exons GTAATGGCGAAACATCGTGGTGCTTCTCACAAATAAAAGGAGCTCTAGATGACGATGTTACAGATGCTGATATAATTTCGTGTGTAGAATTCAATCATGATGGCGAATTATTGGCTACCGGTGATAAAGGCGGACGAGTTGTCATATTCCAG agagatgctgcATCTAAAACGTCTAATCCGCGACGAGGCGAATATAATGTTTACTCGACATTTCAATCGCATGAACCCGAATTCGATTACTTAAAATCAttagaaatagaagaaaaaattaataaaattcgaTGGCTTCGACGAAAAAATCAAGCACACTTTCTCCTCTCAACAAACGATAAAACAATAAAACTATGGAAAGTGTCAGAACGCGACAAAGCGTTCGAGGGTTACAATACAAAAGAAGAGAATGGATTAATTCGGGACCCGAGTTGTATTACGACACTAAGAGTTCCTCAGATAAAACCAATTGCCCTTATGGTGGAGGCATCGCCTCGCCGCATATTCGCCAATGCACATACGTATCATATAAATTCGATTTCCGTTAATTCTGATCAAGAAACGTATCTGTCAGCGGACGATCTGCGAATCAATTTATGGAATTTAGAAGTAACGGATCAAAGTTTTAATATTGTTGACATAAAACCAGCCAATATGGAAGAACTGACGGAGGTGATAACGGCAGCGGAATTTCATCCGACCGAATGCAATGTGTTCGTATATTCAAGTAGTAAGGGCACAATCCGATTATGTGATATGCGATCGTCTGCGCTATGCGATCGACATGCAAAACAATTCGAGGAGCCGGAAAATCCGACAAATCGAAGTTTCTTCAGTGAGATAATTAGTTCGATTAGCGACGTTAAGTTAAGTAATTCGGGACGGCATATGATTTCGAGAGATTATCTCAGTGTTAAAGTGTGGGATTTGCATATGGAGACAAAACCTATTGAAACTTATCCG GTGCATGAGTATTTACGAGCTAAATTATGTTCTTTGTATGAGAATGATTGTATTTTCGATAAATTCGAATGCTGCTGGAACGGAAATGATACAGCAATTATGACTGGAAGCTATAACAATTTCTTTAGAGTGTTCGATCGTAATACGAAAAAGGATGTTACGTTAGAAGCATCAAGAGACATAATTAAGCCGAAAACAGTTTTGAAACCACGTAAAGTGTGTACCGGAGGAAAACGTAAAAAAGATGAAATTAGTGTTGATTgtctcgattttaataagaaaatTCTACACACGGCCTGGCATCCACTAGAAAACATAATAGCAGTTGCAGCTAcgaataatttatttatatttcaggATAAATTTTAG